In the genome of Streptomyces sp. 846.5, the window TGGCACACGATGCCGGCGGAGGTGCTGCCCCGCCCGAGCGGGACCACTCTGCTGGACCCGTCGAAGTACGCCGTGGCAGTACGGTCCGACCAGTACGTGGGCCTGGTCAGGCTGGCGACGGTGACCCGGCAGCCACGCATCGGGCTGATCGCGGTCCGGACCGACCAGCACCGCCGCGGCACCGCCCGGGCACTGCTGGCCCACGTTCTGGGTTCGCTGCACCGCTCCGGCATCGGAACGGCATCGGCCCAAGTGGACGAGTCCAACAAGGCGGCCACGGCGCTCTTTGACGGCGTCGGCGCGCAACGCGCGAGCAGCAACCTGGAGTTGGGCATATGACGGCAACAGCAGGAGGCATCGAGGTCGAGGGCACGGTCATCGAGTGCCTGCGCAACGCCACCTTCAGGGTGGAGCTCGAGAACGGGCACAAGGTCCTCGCGCACATCAGCGGGAAGATACGGAAGAACTACATCAAGATCCTGCCGTACGACCGGGTACTCGTGGAGCTCAGCCCGTACGACCTGAACCGCGGGCGGATCCTCTTCCGCTACCGGACGTAGCCGGGGGCGGGGGCGGGGCATGCATCCTGCGGTCCTGGTCAGCGCTCGGCTCACCAGGACCGCAGGACGGGCTTGTTTTCGCCGATAACAATATTCTGGTTGCATCGATACGCTGCTGTGTTATCGTTGATGTCATGAGTACGAGATCGCTGATAATAGAGGCGACTGCGGCCCTGCTGGCGCAGTCACCGAACGGTGACGTGTCGACCCGTGCGGTGTGCGAGGCGGCCGGGGTGCAGCAGCCGGTGCTCTACCGGCTGTTCGGCGACAAGGACGGCCTTCTGTCGGCCACCGTCGACTACGTCTGGGACCAGTACCTGGAAAGCAAAAGGGCCGCCAAGGAGTCCGAGGACCCGCTGCAGGATCTCAGGGCGGGCTGGGACAGTCACACGGCCTTCGCAGTCGCGCACCCCAACGCATACAAGCTGATGTTCGCCCCGGCGCTGCGCTCCATGCCCGAGGCCGCGGAGGAGGCCATGCGGATCCTCCGCGGGGTCCTGGAACGCCTCGCCGTCCAGGGCCGACTGCGGGTCACTCCCGACGTTGCAGCGCGCATGGTCATGACGGCCAACACCGGCGTCGCACTCGCCCTGATCACCCGCCCCGCGCTCTATCCGGACCTGAGCCTGTCCACTCTGGTCAGGGATGCGATCCACCAGGCCATCCTGGTCGATTCCGATCCGGGCGCCCCGGCTCAGGACGCACGCATCGTGGCCGCCACCACCCTGCTGTCCGCGTTGAACGAACTCACCCCGCAGCCCTTCACGACCGTCGAGGCAGCACTGCTCGGGCAGTGGCTGGCGCAGGTCATCGCGTCCACCGGCTCGCAGTGAAGGCGTCCAGCCCGGACCTTTCCCGCCTGATCCCCCACTTCTCACCCACCTTCTAAGGACCTGACATGTCTGACACCATCTCGCGCGTGGCCCTGATCACCGGCGGCTCCGGCGGCATCGGCCGCGCGGTCGCGGAGCGCCTCGCCAAGGACGGCATCGCGATCGGCGTGCACTACGCCGGGAACAAGGCCAAGGCCG includes:
- a CDS encoding TetR/AcrR family transcriptional regulator, which encodes MSTRSLIIEATAALLAQSPNGDVSTRAVCEAAGVQQPVLYRLFGDKDGLLSATVDYVWDQYLESKRAAKESEDPLQDLRAGWDSHTAFAVAHPNAYKLMFAPALRSMPEAAEEAMRILRGVLERLAVQGRLRVTPDVAARMVMTANTGVALALITRPALYPDLSLSTLVRDAIHQAILVDSDPGAPAQDARIVAATTLLSALNELTPQPFTTVEAALLGQWLAQVIASTGSQ
- the infA gene encoding translation initiation factor IF-1, with protein sequence MTATAGGIEVEGTVIECLRNATFRVELENGHKVLAHISGKIRKNYIKILPYDRVLVELSPYDLNRGRILFRYRT